In Roseimicrobium gellanilyticum, one genomic interval encodes:
- a CDS encoding FmdB family zinc ribbon protein, with the protein MPTYEYECTTCGHQFEAVQSMKDPKLTDCPQESCPGPVERKLGKGAGIIFKGSGFYITDYRSDSYKAAAKKDSDSGSSSSSSASSSAGSSSSSSSSSSSGSSSSSGGGSSASSSTAA; encoded by the coding sequence ATGCCCACCTACGAGTACGAATGCACCACCTGCGGCCACCAGTTCGAGGCCGTGCAATCGATGAAGGATCCCAAGCTCACGGACTGCCCCCAGGAAAGCTGTCCCGGACCGGTGGAGCGCAAGCTGGGCAAGGGTGCCGGCATCATCTTCAAGGGCAGCGGCTTCTACATCACGGACTACCGTAGTGACTCCTACAAGGCGGCGGCGAAGAAAGACAGCGACAGCGGCAGTTCATCCTCATCGTCTGCCTCGAGCAGTGCCGGCAGCAGCAGTTCCTCCTCTTCGTCCAGCTCCTCAGGTTCGTCGTCTTCCTCTGGAGGTGGCTCGTCTGCCTCTTCCAGCACGGCTGCCTGA
- a CDS encoding arginine-tRNA-protein transferase — MSLPPLIWDTFQTLHAAPQTMDELWAEGWRHFGAEFFRYSVSPQADGWQTIVPLRLHLAELTLTKSQRRVLRKNEDVELRTVPATLSEEAKAMFLRHKARFTENIPEALTTFLSTEPNVVPCRCMEFQAWVAGELAAISYLDLGEKSVSSVYGMFEPAHAKRSLGIYTLLQEMLWAQAQGFALYYPGYATHGSSAYDYKKQLHGLEGYCWREHRWMPREDIVAETWVVGS, encoded by the coding sequence ATGAGCCTGCCACCACTCATCTGGGACACGTTTCAAACGCTGCACGCCGCGCCGCAGACGATGGACGAGCTCTGGGCGGAGGGGTGGAGGCATTTCGGAGCGGAGTTCTTCCGCTACAGCGTGAGTCCTCAGGCGGACGGCTGGCAGACCATCGTGCCGCTGCGGCTGCATCTGGCGGAGCTGACGCTCACCAAGAGCCAGCGGCGCGTGCTTCGGAAAAACGAAGACGTGGAACTGCGCACCGTGCCAGCCACGCTCTCTGAAGAGGCCAAGGCCATGTTCCTGAGGCACAAGGCGCGCTTCACCGAGAACATCCCCGAGGCCCTCACCACCTTCCTCTCGACCGAGCCGAATGTCGTGCCATGCCGCTGCATGGAATTTCAGGCGTGGGTCGCGGGTGAGCTGGCGGCCATCAGCTACCTGGACTTGGGAGAGAAGTCCGTGTCGAGCGTGTACGGCATGTTCGAGCCGGCGCATGCGAAGCGCAGCCTCGGCATCTACACCCTGCTACAGGAGATGCTCTGGGCTCAGGCGCAGGGATTTGCCCTCTACTACCCCGGCTACGCCACCCATGGGTCAAGCGCCTATGACTACAAGAAGCAACTCCATGGTCTGGAAGGCTACTGCTGGCGCGAGCACCGCTGGATGCCGCGGGAGGACATCGTGGCGGAGACCTGGGTGGTGGGCTCGTAG